The Bacillota bacterium nucleotide sequence CCGGGAGACCCGCGGGTACCTGGCGCGGTACGCCCGGATGGTCACTTCCGCCAACACCGGCGCCGTGCTGCTGACGCTTTAGCTGCCAGGCACCCTGTAGGAGGCACGAGAAATGGGAGAGCCGCAACGAAACGCAGTCGCTCAGAGGGCACCGCAGGCGGAACCCCTCACGGGGGCTCAGGCGGTGGTGCAGGCGCTCGTGGAACATGGGGTTGAGTTGGTGTTCGGGATCCCCGGCGGCGCGGTGCTGCCGCTTTACGACGCGATGCATGACGCGCCGCTGACCCACATCCTGGTGCGCCACGAACAGGCTGCGGCCCTGGCGGCGGACGGGTACGCCCGAGCCACCGGCCGGGTGGGCGTCTGTATGTCCACGTCCGGGCCCGGGGCCACCAATCTCATCACCGGCCTCGCCACGTCGTACCTCGACTCGGTGCCGGTGGTGGCCATCACCGGCAATGTGGCGCGATCCGCCCTGGGCACGGACGCCTTTCAGGAGGCCGACACCGTCGGCATCAGCATGCCGGTGACCAAGCACAATTACCTGGTGCTCGACCCGGATGACCTGCCCGGCGTGCTCCGCGAAGCCTTCGCCGTGGCCGCTTCCGGGCGTCCCGGCCCGGTGCTGGTCGACATCCCGAGGGACGTATTTGCAGCACCGCTGTCAGGCGGCACGGGCCGGCTCCGTCCCCGCCGATTGGGCGCCATTGCCAGTGGTGGCACCGAGCTTGCAGACGGCCAGCTCGCCGGTTTGACGGAAGACCGGGTGCTGCTGGCGGCGGAACTCATCGCCGCGGCGCGCCGTCCCGTGCTGTACGTCGGCGGTGGCGTGATCACCGCCGGGGCTGCGGACGCCCTGCGGCGCCTGGCCGAACGCGCGCGGATCCCGGTTACCACGACGCTCATGGCCCTTGGGGCCGTCCCGGGGGACCATCCGCTCTTCCTCGGCATGCCCGGCATGCACGGCGCGTACGCGGCCAACATGGCGCTCAGTGAGACAGACTGCCTCGTGGCGGTGGGGGCCAGGTTCGACGACCGGGTCACGGGCAAAGTCTCCGAGTTTGCCCCGGACGCCGCGATCATTCACATCGACATCGACGCGGCGGAGTTGGGCAAGGTGAAGACACCGCACGTGTCCCTTGCCACAGACGCACGTACAGGCCTTGAGGCGTTGCTGGCCGCGTTCGACGTGCGGGCCGGGGCGGAGAAGGACGGCCCGACGTTCGCCCGCCGGCGCGAGTGGCTGGAGCGCGTCGACGCCTGGAAGCGCGAACACCCGTACCGGTACGACCGGGATCTGGCCGGCCGGGAGCTGCTCCCCCAGGCGGTGATCGAGGAGATCCACCACGCCACCGGAGGAGAGGCGCTGGTGGTCACCGGCGTAGGCCAGCACCAGATGTGGGCGGCCATGTTCTACCGGTACCGGCGCCCTCGCCAGTTCCTCACGTCGGGCGGCCTCGGAACCATGGGCTACGGGTTGCCCGCCGCCATCGGCGCGAAGCTCGCGCTGCCTGAAGCGCAGGTCGTGTGCATCGACGGCGACGGCAGCTTCCAGATGAACGTCCAGGAACTTGCCACCCTGGCGGAGCACCGCCTGCCCGTCAAAGTCTTCATCATCAACAACCGTTGCCACGGCATGGTGCGGCAGTGGCAGCACCTGTTCTACCGGCGGCGCTTCTCGGCCAGCGTGTTCCGGCACCAGCCGGACTTCGTCAAGGTCGCCGAAGCTTACGGCGTACGGGGCATGCGGGTCGACCGGCCGGGCGAACTGGCCGCCACCGTCCGGGAGGCCCTGGCCCACCCGGGCCCGGTGGTCGTCGACTGCGTGGTACGCCAGGAAGAGAACGTGCTGCCGATGGTTCCGCCCGGAGCGGCATTGAAGGCCATGCTCGAGGGGTAGCGGTTCGCACCGCGCCCTTTCGCGGAGCAGGCAACGCAGAAAACGAGGGGCGCACCCCGGGGATGCGGGGCGCGCCCCTCGCCTGGTTCGAACGGGAGTGGATCAGAAGAGCCCCGCTCCGAAGACCGGGGCGAAGACCAGCGACACGATGGCCATCAGCTTGATCAGGATGTTCATGGACGGCCCGGCCGTGTCCTTGAACGGATCCCCGACCGTGTCGCCCACCACGGCGGATTTGTGGGCGTCCGACCCCTTGCCCCCCAGCTCGCCGCCTTCGATGTGCTTCTTGGCGTTGTCCCAGGCGCCGCCGGAGTTGGCCATCATGATGGCGAGGAGCACGCCACTCAGCGTGGCGCCGGCCAGAAGCCCGCCCAGCGCTTCCCTGCCCAGGATCAGGCCCGTCG carries:
- the ilvB gene encoding biosynthetic-type acetolactate synthase large subunit; the protein is MGEPQRNAVAQRAPQAEPLTGAQAVVQALVEHGVELVFGIPGGAVLPLYDAMHDAPLTHILVRHEQAAALAADGYARATGRVGVCMSTSGPGATNLITGLATSYLDSVPVVAITGNVARSALGTDAFQEADTVGISMPVTKHNYLVLDPDDLPGVLREAFAVAASGRPGPVLVDIPRDVFAAPLSGGTGRLRPRRLGAIASGGTELADGQLAGLTEDRVLLAAELIAAARRPVLYVGGGVITAGAADALRRLAERARIPVTTTLMALGAVPGDHPLFLGMPGMHGAYAANMALSETDCLVAVGARFDDRVTGKVSEFAPDAAIIHIDIDAAELGKVKTPHVSLATDARTGLEALLAAFDVRAGAEKDGPTFARRREWLERVDAWKREHPYRYDRDLAGRELLPQAVIEEIHHATGGEALVVTGVGQHQMWAAMFYRYRRPRQFLTSGGLGTMGYGLPAAIGAKLALPEAQVVCIDGDGSFQMNVQELATLAEHRLPVKVFIINNRCHGMVRQWQHLFYRRRFSASVFRHQPDFVKVAEAYGVRGMRVDRPGELAATVREALAHPGPVVVDCVVRQEENVLPMVPPGAALKAMLEG